One Coffea arabica cultivar ET-39 chromosome 5e, Coffea Arabica ET-39 HiFi, whole genome shotgun sequence DNA segment encodes these proteins:
- the LOC140007061 gene encoding uncharacterized protein codes for MSIIDAASGGALVNKIPRETWELIEGMAENSQQFGTREDVPTRRVNEVKTSSIQQQISELTSFVRQLAVESVLQAKVCGVCAAVGHSTEMCPLVQEETAKQVNMAGHAPAPRKQYDPYSSTYSLSWIDHPNLSYRGNRQSNFVPNRQQGYQQQYQSRQPPPPSNSSPSMEEMMKQLLANQQKMNSDLQSMRNQLEQVQSLQTQLNQMAITINRLESQIQGKLSSQLELNPKNKELEEEGRDNKDQKVPPDLITRVKSNSPSFPSRLEKPKKQDKEKEVLEIFHKVEINIALLDAIKQAPVLELKPLSKHLKYAYSSERETFLVIISVGLSTVQEDKLFRVLREYKQAIGCTIADIKEISPAVCYFQIAIAPEDQEKITFICPFGTLAYRRMSFGLCNAPATFQRCMKDVPFEFDKACKGAFDRLKELLTSSPIIQPPDWNQPFEIMYDTSDYAVVVVLDQRVRKAAHAIYYASRALNESQLNYATTKKEFLAVIFALEKFWSYLFGAKVIIFFDHAALRYLLAKKEAKLRLIRWILLLQEFDLEIRDKKGTENLVADHLSRVQVTEDDLPLRETFPDEHLFANNLSLQWYADIVNFLVTDKFPAGWPKAKRDKLRSDAKSYIWNDPYLWKRGADQIIKRCVGED; via the exons ATGAGCATAATTGATGCTGCTAGTGGAGGGGCATTGGTGAACAAGATTCCTCGGGAAACATGGGAGCTAATTGAAGGAATGGCTGAGAATTCGCAGCAGTTTGGTACGAGGGAGGATGTCCCGACACGTAGGGTGAATGAGGTAAAAACATCCTCCATACAACAACAAATCTCAGAATTGACGTCCTTCGTGCGACAATTAGCTGTGGAAAGTgttttacaagccaaagtgtgtGGGGTATGTGCTGCCGTGGGTCATTCTACGGAGATGTGCCCACTGGTTCAGGAAGAAACTGCAAAacaggtgaacatggctggTCACGCGCCCGCGCCAAGAAAGCAGTACGACCCTTACTCAAGCACCTACAGTCTCAGTTGGATAGATCATCCCAACCTCAGCTATAGAGGGAACAGGCAGTCCAATTTCGTACCAAATAGGCAACAAGGGTACCAGCAACAGTACCAATCTCGCCAACCACCGCCCCCTTCGAACTCAAGTCCGTCCATGGAAGAGATGATGAAGCAATTACTTGCGAATCAACAAAAGATGAATTCAGACCTGCAAAGCATGAGGAATCAACTGGAACAAGTACAATCATTGCAAACTCAACTAAATCAAATGGCCATCACGATCAACCGTTTGGAGTCTCAAATTCAAGGGAAGTTGTCATCTCAACTTGAGTTGAACCCGAAGAAT AAAGAGTTGGAAGAGGAGGGCAGAGACAACAAAGATCAAAAGGTACCCCCGGACTTGATTACTAGAGTTAAGAGTAATTCACCTTCCTTTCCTAGCAGGCTAGAGAAACCAAAGAAGCAAGACAAGGAGAAAGAGGTCCTGGAGATCTTCCACAAGGTGGAGATCAACATCGCCCTACTGGACGCTATTAAACAA gcacctgtCTTAGAGTTGAAACCCTTGTCGAAACACCTGAAATATGCATACTCGAGTGAAAGGGAAACATTCCTAGTGATCATCTCCGTGGGTCTATCAACGGTTCAGGAAGACAAATTATTTCGAGTCCTCAGGGAATATAAACAGGCGATAGGATGCACCATCGCCGATATCAAGGAAATTAGCCCCGCCGTAT GTTATTTTCAAATTGCTATCGCGCCCGAGGATCAGGAAAAGATCACCTTCATATGCCCGTTTGGAACACTTGCATACAGACGAATGTCATTCGGGTTGTGCAATGCACCCGCTACCTTCCAACGTTGCATG AAAGATGTGCCCTTCGAGTTCGACAAAGCATGTAAGGGGGCGTTTGATAGGTTGAAGGAGTTATTGACCTCCTCACCTATTATCCAACCTCCTGACTGGAACCAACCGTTCGAAATCATGTACGATACCAGCGACTATGCAGTTGTCGTGGTGTTGGATCAAAGAGTGCGAAAGGCAGCCCACGCTATCTACTACGCATCTCGAGCCTTGAACGAATCTCAGTTGAACTATGCGACCACCAAAAAGGAGTTTTTAGCTGTTATTTTTGCTTTAGAGAAATTTTGGTCATATTTATTTGGtgctaaagttattattttCTTTGATCATGCAGCTTTGCGGTATCTGTTGGCTAAGAAAGAGGCAAAACTGCGACTGATAAGGTGGATATTACTGCTACAAGAGTTCGACCTAGAGATCAGAGATAAAAAAGGGACAGAGAACCTGGTAGCAGATCACTTGAGTCGAGTACAAGTCACCGAGGACGACCTCCCACTGAGAGAAACATTCCCCGATGAGCATTTATTTGCTAATAATTTATCCTTGCAATGGTATGCggatattgttaattttctagtCACTGACAAGTTTCCTGCAGGATGGCCTAAGgcaaagagagacaagttaaGGAGTGATGCGAAATCCTACATTTGGAATGATCCTTACCTCTGGAAGCGTGGTGCCGaccaaatcatcaaaagatgTGTAGGTGAGGATTAA